One window from the genome of Streptomyces sp. NBC_00708 encodes:
- a CDS encoding PLP-dependent aminotransferase family protein produces the protein MAQWTSAVGAAQLARQLRAQQQRPLGPGSRRPPAYRALADGIRLLVLEGRVAVAARLPAERELAVALAVSRTTVAAAYEALRAEGFLESRRGAGSWTAVPAGNPLPARGLEPLPPEALGSMIDLGCASLPAPEPWLTRAVQGALEELPPYAHTHGDYPAGLPALRQMIADRYTADGIPTMPEQIMVTTGAMGAIDAICHLFAGRGERIAVESPSYANILQLMREAGARLVPVAMEEGLGGWDLNRWRQVLRDAAPRLAYVVADFHNPTGALAGEDRRRALVDAARSAGTVLVVDETMRELHLDDDVAMPRPVCAFDPAGSTVLTVGSASKAFWAGMRIGWVRAAPDVIRSLVAARAYADMGTPVLEQLAVNWLMRTGGWEEAVRLRREQARENRDALVAAVRRELPEWEFSVPAGGLTLWVRTGGLSGSRLAVAGEGVGVRVPSGPRFGVDGAFEGYVRLPFTVGGPVAEEAAQRLAQAARLVGAGAGAGMEAPRTFVA, from the coding sequence ATGGCGCAGTGGACTTCGGCGGTGGGAGCGGCACAGCTGGCCCGCCAGCTCCGGGCCCAGCAGCAGCGGCCGTTGGGCCCCGGCAGCCGCCGCCCGCCCGCCTACCGCGCGCTCGCCGACGGCATCCGGCTGCTCGTCCTGGAGGGCCGGGTCGCGGTCGCCGCCCGCCTCCCGGCCGAACGCGAGCTGGCCGTCGCCCTCGCCGTCAGCCGCACCACGGTCGCCGCCGCCTACGAGGCGCTGCGGGCCGAGGGCTTCCTGGAGTCCCGGCGCGGCGCCGGCAGCTGGACGGCGGTCCCGGCGGGCAACCCGCTGCCCGCCCGCGGTCTGGAACCGCTGCCGCCCGAGGCCCTGGGCTCCATGATCGACCTGGGCTGCGCCTCGCTGCCGGCCCCCGAGCCCTGGCTGACGCGGGCCGTCCAGGGCGCCCTGGAGGAGCTGCCGCCGTACGCGCACACCCACGGCGACTACCCCGCCGGGCTGCCCGCGCTGCGTCAGATGATCGCCGACCGCTACACCGCCGACGGCATCCCGACCATGCCCGAGCAGATCATGGTCACCACCGGTGCGATGGGTGCGATCGACGCCATCTGTCACCTCTTCGCCGGCCGCGGCGAGCGGATCGCGGTGGAGTCGCCGAGCTACGCCAACATCCTCCAGCTGATGCGGGAGGCGGGCGCCCGGCTGGTGCCGGTGGCCATGGAGGAGGGGCTCGGCGGCTGGGACCTGAACCGCTGGCGCCAGGTCCTGCGGGACGCGGCGCCCCGGCTCGCCTACGTCGTCGCGGACTTCCACAACCCCACCGGCGCGCTGGCCGGCGAGGACCGCCGACGGGCGCTGGTGGACGCCGCGCGCTCGGCCGGCACGGTCCTGGTCGTCGACGAGACGATGCGGGAGCTGCACCTCGACGACGACGTGGCGATGCCGCGTCCGGTCTGCGCGTTCGACCCGGCCGGCAGCACGGTCCTGACCGTGGGCTCGGCCAGCAAGGCGTTCTGGGCCGGCATGCGGATCGGCTGGGTACGGGCCGCGCCCGATGTGATCCGCAGCCTGGTCGCCGCTCGCGCGTACGCCGACATGGGCACCCCGGTCCTCGAACAGCTGGCGGTCAACTGGCTGATGCGGACCGGCGGCTGGGAGGAGGCCGTGCGGCTGCGCCGCGAACAGGCCCGGGAGAATCGCGACGCGCTCGTCGCGGCCGTGCGCCGGGAGCTGCCGGAGTGGGAGTTCTCCGTGCCGGCCGGCGGACTGACGCTCTGGGTGCGCACCGGCGGGCTGTCCGGGTCGCGGCTCGCGGTCGCCGGGGAAGGCGTCGGGGTACGCGTGCCGTCCGGGCCCCGGTTCGGCGTCGACGGCGCTTTCGAGGGCTACGTACGGCTCCCGTTCACGGTCGGCGGGCCGGTGGCGGAGGAGGCGGCCCAGCGGCTCGCCCAGGCCGCCCGCCTGGTCGGGGCGGGTGCGGGCGCGGGCATGGAGGCGCCGCGCACGTTCGTGGCCTGA